One window of Lemur catta isolate mLemCat1 chromosome 3, mLemCat1.pri, whole genome shotgun sequence genomic DNA carries:
- the C3H1orf210 gene encoding type III endosome membrane protein TEMP produces the protein MNETNQTIMGPSELPTASAVAPGPGTGSRAWPVLVGVVLGAVVLSLLIALAAKFHVCRRYYASYRHRPLPETGRGNRPELGEDEDDDGFIEDNYIQPGAGELGTEGSREHFSL, from the exons ATGAATGAGACAAACCAAA CCATTATGGGGCCCTCAGAGCTCCCCACGGCATCAGCCGTAGCCCCTGGACCAGGCACTGGGTCCCGGGCATGGCCGGTGCTGGTCGGGGTTGTGCTGGGGGCTGTGGTCCTTTCTCTCCTCATCGCACTTGCTGCCAAATTTCACGTCTGTCGCCGGTACTATGCCAGCTATCGGCACCGCCCACTGCCTGAGACAGGGAGGGGGAACCGCCCAGAGTTGGGTgaagatgaggatgatgatggctTCATTGAGGACAATTATATTCAGCCTGGAGCTGGCgagctggggacagagggtaGCAGGGAACACTtctccctctga
- the TMEM125 gene encoding transmembrane protein 125: protein MSEQGTQTRGAQGLPPDVLAEQVELWWSQQPRRSALCFAVAVCLVAGCGAGGVVLLSSTSSRSGEWRLATGTVLCLLALLVLVKQLMSSAVQDMNCIRQAHHVALLRSGGGADALVVLLSGLVLLVTGLTLAGLAAAPAPARPLAAMLSVGIALAALGSFLLLGLLLYQVGVSGHCASLCTAAPSTHGGHGGSGSIFSISGQLSAGQRHETTSSIANLI from the coding sequence ATGTCTGAACAGGGGACCCAAACCCGGGGGGCCCAGGGGCTGCCCCCGGATGTGCTGGCGGAGCAGGTGGAGCTGTGGTGGTCCCAGCAGCCGCGACGCTCGGCGCTCTGCTTTGCCGTGGCCGTGTGCCTTGTGGCGGGCTGTGGGGCAGGTGGCGTGGTCCTGCTGTCGTCCACTAGCAGCCGCTCAGGCGAGTGGCGCCTGGCGACTGGCACCGTGCTCTGCCTGCTGGCCCTGCTGGTTCTGGTCAAGCAGCTGATGAGCTCGGCCGTGCAGGACATGAACTGCATACGCCAGGCCCACCATGTGGCCCTGCTGCGCAGTGGCGGAGGGGCTGATGCCCTCGTGGTGCTGCTCAGCGGCCTCGTGCTGCTGGTCACCGGCCTGACCCTGGCGGGGCTGGCCgccgcccctgcccctgctcgGCCCCTGGCCGCCATGCTGTCGGTGGGCATCGCTCTGGCTGCCCTGGGCTCCTTCTTGCTGCTGGGCTTGCTGCTGTATCAGGTGGGCGTGAGTGGACACTGCGCCTCCCTCTGCACAGCCGCCCCCTCCACCCACGGGGGCCACGGGGGCAGTGGCAGCATCTTCAGCATCTCAGGACAGTTGTCGGCTGGCCAGCGTCATGAGACCACATCCAGCATCGCCAACCTCATCTGA